GATCAGTACGGTGGCGGGGCGGGTGCCGCTCGTCGTCGGCGCGACCGCGATGGGCGGGCATGAGGCGGCCGAACGGCTCGATTTCGCGCAGGCGCAGGGCGCGGATTGCGCGATGCTGGGCTTGCCGATGTGGCAGCCCTGCACATCCGACATGGCGGTGCGCTTCTATACGGAGGTGTCGGCGGCTTTTCCCCGGCTGCCTATCATGATCTACGCCAATGCCCGCGCATTCCGCTTTTCCTTCCCCACCGACTTCTGGGGCCGCGTCGCCCGATCGGCGCCGACCGTGACGAGTGTGAAGGCATCGCAGCCGACCAATCTGGCGGAAAATATCGCGGCAACGGAAGGGCGGGTGCATTTCATGCCCAGCGATATGGTCGTCACCAAATTTCAGGCGATCGCGCCGGACGCGACCACATCCTGCTGGGCGACGGCGGCCGCCATGGGCCCCGAACCGTCGAGGGCGTTGATCGACGCAATACTGGCGCAGGATGCCGGTCGCACGGCGTTGCTGGCCGAGCGGCTTGCATGGGCCAATGCGCCGTTGGGACCGATGCTGAGCAATGCCGAGCTGTTCGCCAGCTATAATATCCAGGTCGAAAAGACCCGCATCGCCGAGGCCGGTTACAGCGTGCCCGGCCCGTGTCGCCCACCCTATGACGTGTTCCCGGAGGAATATGCCGAAGCGTCGCGGGAGTGTGGCCGTCGCTGGAAACTGTTGCGCGAAGAAGTGGCTGCAATGAAGGAGACAGCGCTGTGAGCATCGGGACGCCTGTCAAGGATCCCGCTATCCGCGCCGAACTGGAAGCACTGATCGCCGAGCATGCCTATCGGCTGGATTTTCATCTGTCGGAAAATCTGGGCGATCTCTACACGGAAGATGGCTGCCTGATCGGTGCCGGGCCGGACTGTATCGGACGCGAGGCGGTCAATGCCTATGGTCGCAGCCGGGCT
The sequence above is a segment of the Croceicoccus naphthovorans genome. Coding sequences within it:
- a CDS encoding dihydrodipicolinate synthase family protein; the protein is MQATDFRGLYGIIHTPAKAGAQALTAKNTVDLDETERLLNQLISDGVSGLIMLGTTGECATLSAADYRAFVDCAISTVAGRVPLVVGATAMGGHEAAERLDFAQAQGADCAMLGLPMWQPCTSDMAVRFYTEVSAAFPRLPIMIYANARAFRFSFPTDFWGRVARSAPTVTSVKASQPTNLAENIAATEGRVHFMPSDMVVTKFQAIAPDATTSCWATAAAMGPEPSRALIDAILAQDAGRTALLAERLAWANAPLGPMLSNAELFASYNIQVEKTRIAEAGYSVPGPCRPPYDVFPEEYAEASRECGRRWKLLREEVAAMKETAL